The Hevea brasiliensis isolate MT/VB/25A 57/8 chromosome 1, ASM3005281v1, whole genome shotgun sequence genome has a window encoding:
- the LOC131182337 gene encoding 1-phosphatidylinositol-3-phosphate 5-kinase FAB1B-like isoform X1 encodes MNSPDKTFSELVGILKSWMPWRSESATVSRDFWMPDQSCRVCYECDSQFTIINRRHHCRLCGRIFCAKCTANSVPAPSSDPKSPQEEWEKIRVCNYCFKQWQQGIATLDNGIQVPSLDLSSSPSAASLASSKSSGTINSSTFTLGSMPYSVGPYQRAQQIAVPSPHQTSEMETNSSDKQRELAFGRSNGIVSDMGYHSPNLYAFSMNRSDDDDDDYGVFRTDSETRHFPQDTEYFHQVEFDDMSNDEGSHKARLDGENIDSKSLSSSPLNHTFGSHSLEGMPQHGKKDGLDMDDECEVPSSMYPGENSDAEPVDFENNGLLWLPPEPEDEEDEREAGLFDDDEDDDDGHAAGEWGRLRTSNSFGSGEFRNRDKTGEEQKKAMKNVVDGHFRALVAQLLQVENIPVGDEDDKESWLEIITSLSWEAATLLKPDMSKSGGMDPGGYVKVKCIASGCRCESMVVKGVVCKKNVAHRRMKSKIERPRLLILGGALEYQRVSNHLSSFDTLLQQEMDHLKMAVARIDAHQPDVLLVEKSVSRFAQEYLLAKDISLVLNIKRPLLERIARCTGAQIVPSIDHLSSPKLGYCDMFHVEKFLEDLGTAGQGGKKLVKRLMYFEDCPKPLGFTILLRGANGDELKKVKHVVQYGVFAAYHLALETSFLADEGASLPELPLNSPITVALPDKPSSVDRSISTVPGFTIPANEKPQGLHASSEPQTSNSIHIAYIDSTVSSSSADQVERKPLADGPSSQSTALPSSGINSAAFLSTVPYTMKVVSDSYCTFEQKNKMQPGGSLVAEIIPVNNKVAAMGDHLTVNGFEHSEGIMENHSPNDLGEMVPTLSHSSEVSSARQDNKSNLEEPGPLKEEFPPSPSDHQSILVSLSSRCVWKGTVCERSHLFRIKYYGSFDKPLGRFLRDHLFNNSYICRSCEMPSEAHVHCYTHRQGTLTISVKKLPEIILPGEKDGKIWMWHRCLRCPRTNGFPPATRRVVMSDAAWGLSFGKFLELSFSNHAAASRVASCGHSLHRDCLRFYGFGNMVACFRYASIHVLSVYLPPSKLDFNFENQEWIQKETVEVVDRAELLFSEVLNALSQIAEKRSSAAPPNSGTKLPESRRQIGELEAMLEKEKVEFEELLQKALNREAKKVQPVIDILEINRLRRQLLFQSYMWDHRLIYAASLDNNSFHDNLNWSSSGHEEKPIANTEQLNEMNVNAKPGKGFSSCNSLPVDTLLLKIPDRQGGLGSNPDHSDTAHEKDKSQGSNLGKEDHTKLSAVIPICDQPSSLEYSGNVRRTVSEGQVPIMSNLSDTLDAAWTGENLLGVGISKDDISVLSDSAVADLSTTSTVLEGLDLYNRVEDQNGPKVSCSPSPALSVKGSDNMEDSVSYLRMPFLNFYRSLNKNFLASSEKLNIMGEYSPIYVSSFRELELQGGARLLLPVGVNDTVIPVYDDEPTSIISYALLSPEYHGQLTDDGDLNSSLSLSEPMTSQSFHTVDEVTIDSHRCLGSTDESILPMPGSRSPLLLDPLFHAKAMHARVSFGDEGPLGKVKHSVTCYYAKRFEALRRVCCPSELDFIRSLSRCKKWGAQGGKSNVFFAKTLDDRFIIKQVTKTELESFIKFAPEYFKYLSKSISSRSPTCLAKILGIYQVTSKHLKGGKESKMDVLVMENLLFGRNVTRLYDLKGSSRSRYNPDSSGSNKVLLDQNLIEAMPTSPIFVGNKAKRLLERAVWNDTSFLGSIDVMDYSLLVGLDEEKGELVLGIIDFMRQYTWDKHLETWVKASGILGGPKNSSPTVISPEQYKKRFRKAMTTYFLMVPDQWSPPTIIPSKSQSDLFEENSQGGNSVE; translated from the exons ATGAATTCCCCTGACAAGACATTTTCTGAGCTAGTTGGCATATTGAAATCCTGGATGCCTTGGCGATCTGAGTCAGCAACTGTGTCAAGGGATTTTTGGATGCCCGATCAGAGTTGTAGAGTATGCTATGAGTGCGATTCTCAGTTCACAATAATTAACCGTAGGCACCACTGTAGACTTTGTGGTCGTATTTTCTGTGCCAAGTGTACAGCCAACTCAGTTCCTGCCCCATCAAGTGATCCAAAGTCTCCACAGGAAGAGTGGGAAAAAATTCGGGTATGTAATTATTGTTTCAAACAATGGCAGCAGGGGATAGCTACTTTGGATAATGGAATCCAGGTTCCTAGCCTGGATCTTAGCAGTTCACCATCAGCGGCAAGTTTGGCCAGCTCTAAATCTAGTGGCACTATTAACAGTAGTACCTTCACTCTTGGCTCGATGCCATACTCAGTTGGGCCATATCAACGAGCTCAACAAATTGCAGTTCCCAGCCCACATCAAACATCTGAAATGGAAACAAATTCTTCGGATAAACAAAGAGAATTAGCATTTGGAAGGAGCAATGGCATTGTTTCAGACATGGGCTATCATTCTCCAAACCTCTATGCATTTTCTATGAACAG AAGCGATGACGATGATGATGACTATGGTGTATTTCGCACTGATTCTGAAACGAGGCATTTTCCCCAAGACACTGAGTATTTTCATCAAGTTGAGTTTGATGACATGAGCAATGATGAGGGATCACATAAAGCTCGTCTTGATGGAGAAAATATTGACTCAAAAAGCTTAAGCAGCTCTCCATTGAACCATACTTTTGGCTCACATAGTCTAGAAGGAATGCCACAGCATGGGAAAAAAGATGGGCTTGATATGGATGATGAGTGTGAAGTACCTTCCTCCATGTATCCGGGGGAAAACAGTGATGCTGAACCTGTGGATTTTGAGAACAATGGACTGCTCTGGCTTCCCCCTGAACcagaagatgaagaagatgagagggaAGCTGGTTTGTTTGATGATGATGAGGATGACGATGATGGGCATGCAGCCGGAGAGTGGGGACGTTTACGCACCTCAAACAGTTTTGGAAGTGGAGAATTCCGTAATAGAGACAAGACAGGTGAGGAGCAAAAGAAGGCCATGAAAAATGTGGTTGATGGGCATTTCAGGGCTTTGGTAGCCCAGCTATTACAGGTTGAGAATATTCCTGTGGGTGATGAAGATGATAAGGAAAGCTGGTTGGAAATCATTACATCTCTGTCATGGGAGGCAGCTACACTACTGAAGCCAGATATGAGCAAAAGTGGAGGAATGGACCCTGGTGGATATGTGAAAGTAAAATGCATTGCTTCTGGATGCCGCTGTGAGAG TATGGTGGTCAAAGGAGTTGTTTGTAAGAAAAATGTGGCTCATCGCCGAATGAAATCAAAAATAGAGAGACCTCGATTGTTGATCCTTGGAGGGGCTCTTGAGTACCAACGGGTTTCTAACCACTTATCAAGTTTTGATACCCTGCTACAGCAG gaAATGGACCATCTAAAGATGGCTGTGGCCAGGATAGATGCACACCAACCTGATGTTCTTTTAGTAGAGAAATCAGTTTCACGATTTGCGCAGGAGTACCTTCTTGCTAAAGACATATCTCTTGTTCTCAATATCAAGAGGCCACTTTTAGAGCGCATAGCCCGTTGCACAGGTGCTCAAATAGTTCCTTCAATCGATCATCTCTCTTCCCCAAAGTTGGGCTACTGCGATATGTTTCACGTAGAGAAATTTTTGGAAGATCTTGGTACTGCTGGGCAGGGTGGAAAAAAATTGGTGAAGAGATTGATGTATTTTGAGGACTGCCCAAAGCCATTGGGTTTTACC ATTTTACTTAGAGGTGCTAATGGGGATGAGTTGAAGAAAGTGAAACACGTGGTCCAATATGGAGTTTTTGCAGCATATCACCTGGCTTTGGAGACGTCTTTTCTTGCTGATGAAGGAGCGTCTCTACCAGAACTCCCACTGAACTCTCCAATAACAGTGGCACTCCCTGATAAACCTTCAAGCGTTGATAGATCTATATCAACTGTACCTGGTTTCACTATCCCTGCCAATGAAAAGCCTCAGGGACTGCACGCTAGTAGTGAACCACAAACATCCAACAGCATCCATATTGCATATATTGACTCAACAGTCAGCAGTTCTTCTGCAGACCAAGTTGAAAGGAAACCGCTAGCTGATGGTCCTAGCTCTCAATCCACAGCACTCCCTTCATCTGGCATCAACTCAGCTGCATTTCTTTCAACTGTTCCTTATACAATGAAAGTTGTTTCAGATTCTTACTGTACTTTtgagcagaaaaataaaatgcaaccTGGAGGTTCTCTGGTAGCAGAAATAATTCCGGTTAACAACAAGGTGGCTGCCATGGGTGATCATCTTACTGTTAATGGCTTTGAGCATTCAGAAGGTATTATGGAAAATCATTCCCCAAATGATCTTGGTGAAATGGTTCCCACTCTGTCGCACAGCTCAGAGGTATCATCTGCACGACAAGATAATAAAAGTAATCTTGAGGAGCCAGGACCTTTAAAAGAAGAATTTCCTCCATCACCTTCAGATCATCAGAGCATTTTGGTTTCCTTGTCTTCCCGCTGTGTATGGAAGGGGACTGTCTGTGAAAGGTCTCATCTTTTTCGAATTAAATACTATGGTAGCTTTGACAAACCTTTGGGTCGGTTTTTGCGAGACCATTTATTCAATAAT AGTTACATATGCCGATCTTGTGAGATGCCATCAGAAGCCCATGTTCATTGTTACACTCATCGACAAGGCACCCTGACTATATCAGTTAAGAAGCTACCAGAAATAATATTACCAGGTGAAAAGGATGGAAAGATCTGGATGTGGCACAGATGCTTAAGGTGTCCCCGGACAAATGGTTTTCCTCCAGCTACCCGGAGAGTAGTGATGTCTGATGCTGCTTGGGGTTTATcttttgggaaatttttggaGCTTAGTTTTTCAAACCATGCAGCTGCAAGCAGGGTGGCAAGTTGTGGTCATTCTCTGCATAGGGATTGTCTTCGATTCTATGG ATTTGGGAATATGGTTGCTTGCTTTCGTTATGCATCAATTCATGTTCTCTCTGTGTACCTTCCACCCTCAAAACTTGATTTCAACTTTGAGAACCAGGAGTGGATACAGAAAGAAACAGTTGAG GTTGTTGACCGGGCAGAGCTTCTATTTTCTGAAGTACTCAATGCTTTGAGTCAAATTGCagagaaaagatctagtgcagcACCACCAAATAGTGGCACAAAACTACCTGAATCAAGGCGCCAAATTGGAGAACTTGAAGCAATGTTAGAAAAGGAGAAGGTAGAATTTGAG GAGTTGCTCCAAAAAGCTTTGAATAGAGAAGCAAAAAAGGTTCAGCCTGTTATTGACATTCTTGAGATCAATAGACTGCGGCGGCAGTTGCTTTTCCAATCTTACATGTGGGACCACCGGCTAATATATGCAGCCAGTTTAGATAACAACAGTTTTCATGATAATTTGAATTGGTCAAGTTCAGGACATGAGGAAAAACCCATAGCTAATACTGAGCAGCTcaatgagatgaatgtgaatgcCAAACCAGGAAAAGGTTTTAGTAGCTGCAACTCTCTGCCTGTAGATACATTGTTGCTTAAAATCCCTGATCGGCAAGGAGGACTTGGCAGTAATCCTGACCACTCTGACACAGCCCATGAAAAAGATAAGAGTCAAGGTTCTAATCTGGGAAAGGAAGACCACACTAAGCTTTCAGCTGTCATTCCCATCTGTGATCAACCCAGCAGCCTGGAATACAGTGGAAATGTTCGCAGGACCGTTTCTGAGGGACAGGTTCCTATCATGTCAAATTTATCTGATACCCTTGATGCTGCATGGACAGGAGAGAATCTCCTAGGAGTTGGAATATCAAAAGATGATATCAGTGTGCTTTCTGATTCAGCTGTGGCAGATTTGTCAACCACATCTACAGTGCTGGAAGGGTTGGATTTGTACAATCGAGTGGAAGACCAAAATGGGCCCAAGGTCAGCTGTTCACCTTCACCTGCATTGTCTGTCAAGGGCTCTGATAATATGGAAGATTCTGTAAGCTACCTGAGAATGCCTTTCTTGAACTTTTACCGCTCATTGAACAAGAACTTTTTGGCAAGCTCTGAGAAGCTTAATATAATGGGCGAGTATAGTCCAATCTATGTTTCATCCTTCAGGGAGTTGGAACTCCAGGGTGGGGCTAGGCTCCTCCTGCCTGTGGGGGTGAATGACACTGTCATTCCTGTGTATGATGATGAGCCTACAAGCATTATATCTTATGCACTACTATCACCAGAGTATCATGGCCAACTGACTGATGATGGAGACTTAAATTCTTCCTTAAGTTTATCTGAACCCATGACTTCTCAGTCATTCCACACTGTTGATGAAGTTACCATCGATTCTCACAGATGCCTTGGGTCTACAGATGAGAGTATCTTGCCTATGCCTGGATCTCGAAGCCCTCTGCTTCTAGACCCACTCTTTCACGCAAAAGCTATGCATGCCAGAGTTTCTTTTGGAGATGAAGGCCCACTTGGTAAGGTGAAACATTCTGTGACATGTTACTATGCAAAACGGTTTGAAGCCTTAAGAAGGGTATGTTGTCCATCTGAGCTTGATTTTATAAGGTCTCTCAGTCGTTGTAAGAAGTGGGGAGCTCAAGGTGGCAAGAGTAATGTCTTCTTTGCAAAAACATTGGACGATCGCTTTATTATCAAACAAGTCACAAAGACAGAATTAGAGTCATTTATAAAATTTGCTCCTGAATATTTCAAGTATCTCTCTAAATCAATTAGCTCAAGAAGTCCAACATGCCTGGCTAAAATTTTGGGGATCTATCAG GTTACATCAAAACATTTGAAAGGTGGGAAAGAATCAAAAATGGATGTTCTGGTCATGGAGAATCTTCTGTTTGGGAGGAATGTGACTCGCCTTTATGATCTTAAAGGATCTTCCAGATCACGATATAATCCTGATTCCAGTGGGAGCAATAAAGTTCTATTGGATCAGAACTTGATTGAAGCAATGCCAACTTCTCCTATTTTTGTTGGAAACAAGGCAAAGCGGTTACTGGAGAGAGCTGTCTGGAATGATACTTCTTTTCTTGGG TCTATTGATGTAATGGATTACTCATTATTGGTTGGGCTGGATGAAGAGAAGGGTGAATTGGTTCTTGGAATCATTGATTTCATGAGGCAATATACGTGGGACAAGCACCTGGAAACATGGGTGAAAGCTTCAGGCATACTTGGTGGGCCAAAGAACTCATCTCCGACGGTTATTTCTCCAGAGCAATACAAGAAAAGGTTCAGGAAAGCAATGACTACCTATTTTCTAATGGTCCCAGATCAGTGGTCACCTCCCACTATCATTCCAAGTAAATCCCAGTCAGATTTGTTTGAAGAGAACTCACAAGGCGGGAATTCAGTTGAATGA
- the LOC131182337 gene encoding 1-phosphatidylinositol-3-phosphate 5-kinase FAB1B-like isoform X3, which yields MNSPDKTFSELVGILKSWMPWRSESATVSRDFWMPDQSCRVCYECDSQFTIINRRHHCRLCGRIFCAKCTANSVPAPSSDPKSPQEEWEKIRVCNYCFKQWQQGIATLDNGIQVPSLDLSSSPSAASLASSKSSGTINSSTFTLGSMPYSVGPYQRAQQIAVPSPHQTSEMETNSSDKQRELAFGRSNGIVSDMGYHSPNLYAFSMNRSDDDDDDYGVFRTDSETRHFPQDTEYFHQVEFDDMSNDEGSHKARLDGENIDSKSLSSSPLNHTFGSHSLEGMPQHGKKDGLDMDDECEVPSSMYPGENSDAEPVDFENNGLLWLPPEPEDEEDEREAGLFDDDEDDDDGHAAGEWGRLRTSNSFGSGEFRNRDKTGEEQKKAMKNVVDGHFRALVAQLLQVENIPVGDEDDKESWLEIITSLSWEAATLLKPDMSKSGGMDPGGYVKVKCIASGCRCESMVVKGVVCKKNVAHRRMKSKIERPRLLILGGALEYQRVSNHLSSFDTLLQQEMDHLKMAVARIDAHQPDVLLVEKSVSRFAQEYLLAKDISLVLNIKRPLLERIARCTGAQIVPSIDHLSSPKLGYCDMFHVEKFLEDLGTAGQGGKKLVKRLMYFEDCPKPLGFTILLRGANGDELKKVKHVVQYGVFAAYHLALETSFLADEGASLPELPLNSPITVALPDKPSSVDRSISTVPGFTIPANEKPQGLHASSEPQTSNSIHIAYIDSTVSSSSADQVERKPLADGPSSQSTALPSSGINSAAFLSTVPYTMKVVSDSYCTFEQKNKMQPGGSLVAEIIPVNNKVAAMGDHLTVNGFEHSEGIMENHSPNDLGEMVPTLSHSSEVSSARQDNKSNLEEPGPLKEEFPPSPSDHQSILVSLSSRCVWKGTVCERSHLFRIKYYGSFDKPLGRFLRDHLFNNSYICRSCEMPSEAHVHCYTHRQGTLTISVKKLPEIILPGEKDGKIWMWHRCLRCPRTNGFPPATRRVVMSDAAWGLSFGKFLELSFSNHAAASRVASCGHSLHRDCLRFYGFGNMVACFRYASIHVLSVYLPPSKLDFNFENQEWIQKETVEVVDRAELLFSEVLNALSQIAEKRSSAAPPNSGTKLPESRRQIGELEAMLEKEKELLQKALNREAKKVQPVIDILEINRLRRQLLFQSYMWDHRLIYAASLDNNSFHDNLNWSSSGHEEKPIANTEQLNEMNVNAKPGKGFSSCNSLPVDTLLLKIPDRQGGLGSNPDHSDTAHEKDKSQGSNLGKEDHTKLSAVIPICDQPSSLEYSGNVRRTVSEGQVPIMSNLSDTLDAAWTGENLLGVGISKDDISVLSDSAVADLSTTSTVLEGLDLYNRVEDQNGPKVSCSPSPALSVKGSDNMEDSVSYLRMPFLNFYRSLNKNFLASSEKLNIMGEYSPIYVSSFRELELQGGARLLLPVGVNDTVIPVYDDEPTSIISYALLSPEYHGQLTDDGDLNSSLSLSEPMTSQSFHTVDEVTIDSHRCLGSTDESILPMPGSRSPLLLDPLFHAKAMHARVSFGDEGPLGKVKHSVTCYYAKRFEALRRVCCPSELDFIRSLSRCKKWGAQGGKSNVFFAKTLDDRFIIKQVTKTELESFIKFAPEYFKYLSKSISSRSPTCLAKILGIYQVTSKHLKGGKESKMDVLVMENLLFGRNVTRLYDLKGSSRSRYNPDSSGSNKVLLDQNLIEAMPTSPIFVGNKAKRLLERAVWNDTSFLGSIDVMDYSLLVGLDEEKGELVLGIIDFMRQYTWDKHLETWVKASGILGGPKNSSPTVISPEQYKKRFRKAMTTYFLMVPDQWSPPTIIPSKSQSDLFEENSQGGNSVE from the exons ATGAATTCCCCTGACAAGACATTTTCTGAGCTAGTTGGCATATTGAAATCCTGGATGCCTTGGCGATCTGAGTCAGCAACTGTGTCAAGGGATTTTTGGATGCCCGATCAGAGTTGTAGAGTATGCTATGAGTGCGATTCTCAGTTCACAATAATTAACCGTAGGCACCACTGTAGACTTTGTGGTCGTATTTTCTGTGCCAAGTGTACAGCCAACTCAGTTCCTGCCCCATCAAGTGATCCAAAGTCTCCACAGGAAGAGTGGGAAAAAATTCGGGTATGTAATTATTGTTTCAAACAATGGCAGCAGGGGATAGCTACTTTGGATAATGGAATCCAGGTTCCTAGCCTGGATCTTAGCAGTTCACCATCAGCGGCAAGTTTGGCCAGCTCTAAATCTAGTGGCACTATTAACAGTAGTACCTTCACTCTTGGCTCGATGCCATACTCAGTTGGGCCATATCAACGAGCTCAACAAATTGCAGTTCCCAGCCCACATCAAACATCTGAAATGGAAACAAATTCTTCGGATAAACAAAGAGAATTAGCATTTGGAAGGAGCAATGGCATTGTTTCAGACATGGGCTATCATTCTCCAAACCTCTATGCATTTTCTATGAACAG AAGCGATGACGATGATGATGACTATGGTGTATTTCGCACTGATTCTGAAACGAGGCATTTTCCCCAAGACACTGAGTATTTTCATCAAGTTGAGTTTGATGACATGAGCAATGATGAGGGATCACATAAAGCTCGTCTTGATGGAGAAAATATTGACTCAAAAAGCTTAAGCAGCTCTCCATTGAACCATACTTTTGGCTCACATAGTCTAGAAGGAATGCCACAGCATGGGAAAAAAGATGGGCTTGATATGGATGATGAGTGTGAAGTACCTTCCTCCATGTATCCGGGGGAAAACAGTGATGCTGAACCTGTGGATTTTGAGAACAATGGACTGCTCTGGCTTCCCCCTGAACcagaagatgaagaagatgagagggaAGCTGGTTTGTTTGATGATGATGAGGATGACGATGATGGGCATGCAGCCGGAGAGTGGGGACGTTTACGCACCTCAAACAGTTTTGGAAGTGGAGAATTCCGTAATAGAGACAAGACAGGTGAGGAGCAAAAGAAGGCCATGAAAAATGTGGTTGATGGGCATTTCAGGGCTTTGGTAGCCCAGCTATTACAGGTTGAGAATATTCCTGTGGGTGATGAAGATGATAAGGAAAGCTGGTTGGAAATCATTACATCTCTGTCATGGGAGGCAGCTACACTACTGAAGCCAGATATGAGCAAAAGTGGAGGAATGGACCCTGGTGGATATGTGAAAGTAAAATGCATTGCTTCTGGATGCCGCTGTGAGAG TATGGTGGTCAAAGGAGTTGTTTGTAAGAAAAATGTGGCTCATCGCCGAATGAAATCAAAAATAGAGAGACCTCGATTGTTGATCCTTGGAGGGGCTCTTGAGTACCAACGGGTTTCTAACCACTTATCAAGTTTTGATACCCTGCTACAGCAG gaAATGGACCATCTAAAGATGGCTGTGGCCAGGATAGATGCACACCAACCTGATGTTCTTTTAGTAGAGAAATCAGTTTCACGATTTGCGCAGGAGTACCTTCTTGCTAAAGACATATCTCTTGTTCTCAATATCAAGAGGCCACTTTTAGAGCGCATAGCCCGTTGCACAGGTGCTCAAATAGTTCCTTCAATCGATCATCTCTCTTCCCCAAAGTTGGGCTACTGCGATATGTTTCACGTAGAGAAATTTTTGGAAGATCTTGGTACTGCTGGGCAGGGTGGAAAAAAATTGGTGAAGAGATTGATGTATTTTGAGGACTGCCCAAAGCCATTGGGTTTTACC ATTTTACTTAGAGGTGCTAATGGGGATGAGTTGAAGAAAGTGAAACACGTGGTCCAATATGGAGTTTTTGCAGCATATCACCTGGCTTTGGAGACGTCTTTTCTTGCTGATGAAGGAGCGTCTCTACCAGAACTCCCACTGAACTCTCCAATAACAGTGGCACTCCCTGATAAACCTTCAAGCGTTGATAGATCTATATCAACTGTACCTGGTTTCACTATCCCTGCCAATGAAAAGCCTCAGGGACTGCACGCTAGTAGTGAACCACAAACATCCAACAGCATCCATATTGCATATATTGACTCAACAGTCAGCAGTTCTTCTGCAGACCAAGTTGAAAGGAAACCGCTAGCTGATGGTCCTAGCTCTCAATCCACAGCACTCCCTTCATCTGGCATCAACTCAGCTGCATTTCTTTCAACTGTTCCTTATACAATGAAAGTTGTTTCAGATTCTTACTGTACTTTtgagcagaaaaataaaatgcaaccTGGAGGTTCTCTGGTAGCAGAAATAATTCCGGTTAACAACAAGGTGGCTGCCATGGGTGATCATCTTACTGTTAATGGCTTTGAGCATTCAGAAGGTATTATGGAAAATCATTCCCCAAATGATCTTGGTGAAATGGTTCCCACTCTGTCGCACAGCTCAGAGGTATCATCTGCACGACAAGATAATAAAAGTAATCTTGAGGAGCCAGGACCTTTAAAAGAAGAATTTCCTCCATCACCTTCAGATCATCAGAGCATTTTGGTTTCCTTGTCTTCCCGCTGTGTATGGAAGGGGACTGTCTGTGAAAGGTCTCATCTTTTTCGAATTAAATACTATGGTAGCTTTGACAAACCTTTGGGTCGGTTTTTGCGAGACCATTTATTCAATAAT AGTTACATATGCCGATCTTGTGAGATGCCATCAGAAGCCCATGTTCATTGTTACACTCATCGACAAGGCACCCTGACTATATCAGTTAAGAAGCTACCAGAAATAATATTACCAGGTGAAAAGGATGGAAAGATCTGGATGTGGCACAGATGCTTAAGGTGTCCCCGGACAAATGGTTTTCCTCCAGCTACCCGGAGAGTAGTGATGTCTGATGCTGCTTGGGGTTTATcttttgggaaatttttggaGCTTAGTTTTTCAAACCATGCAGCTGCAAGCAGGGTGGCAAGTTGTGGTCATTCTCTGCATAGGGATTGTCTTCGATTCTATGG ATTTGGGAATATGGTTGCTTGCTTTCGTTATGCATCAATTCATGTTCTCTCTGTGTACCTTCCACCCTCAAAACTTGATTTCAACTTTGAGAACCAGGAGTGGATACAGAAAGAAACAGTTGAG GTTGTTGACCGGGCAGAGCTTCTATTTTCTGAAGTACTCAATGCTTTGAGTCAAATTGCagagaaaagatctagtgcagcACCACCAAATAGTGGCACAAAACTACCTGAATCAAGGCGCCAAATTGGAGAACTTGAAGCAATGTTAGAAAAGGAGAAG GAGTTGCTCCAAAAAGCTTTGAATAGAGAAGCAAAAAAGGTTCAGCCTGTTATTGACATTCTTGAGATCAATAGACTGCGGCGGCAGTTGCTTTTCCAATCTTACATGTGGGACCACCGGCTAATATATGCAGCCAGTTTAGATAACAACAGTTTTCATGATAATTTGAATTGGTCAAGTTCAGGACATGAGGAAAAACCCATAGCTAATACTGAGCAGCTcaatgagatgaatgtgaatgcCAAACCAGGAAAAGGTTTTAGTAGCTGCAACTCTCTGCCTGTAGATACATTGTTGCTTAAAATCCCTGATCGGCAAGGAGGACTTGGCAGTAATCCTGACCACTCTGACACAGCCCATGAAAAAGATAAGAGTCAAGGTTCTAATCTGGGAAAGGAAGACCACACTAAGCTTTCAGCTGTCATTCCCATCTGTGATCAACCCAGCAGCCTGGAATACAGTGGAAATGTTCGCAGGACCGTTTCTGAGGGACAGGTTCCTATCATGTCAAATTTATCTGATACCCTTGATGCTGCATGGACAGGAGAGAATCTCCTAGGAGTTGGAATATCAAAAGATGATATCAGTGTGCTTTCTGATTCAGCTGTGGCAGATTTGTCAACCACATCTACAGTGCTGGAAGGGTTGGATTTGTACAATCGAGTGGAAGACCAAAATGGGCCCAAGGTCAGCTGTTCACCTTCACCTGCATTGTCTGTCAAGGGCTCTGATAATATGGAAGATTCTGTAAGCTACCTGAGAATGCCTTTCTTGAACTTTTACCGCTCATTGAACAAGAACTTTTTGGCAAGCTCTGAGAAGCTTAATATAATGGGCGAGTATAGTCCAATCTATGTTTCATCCTTCAGGGAGTTGGAACTCCAGGGTGGGGCTAGGCTCCTCCTGCCTGTGGGGGTGAATGACACTGTCATTCCTGTGTATGATGATGAGCCTACAAGCATTATATCTTATGCACTACTATCACCAGAGTATCATGGCCAACTGACTGATGATGGAGACTTAAATTCTTCCTTAAGTTTATCTGAACCCATGACTTCTCAGTCATTCCACACTGTTGATGAAGTTACCATCGATTCTCACAGATGCCTTGGGTCTACAGATGAGAGTATCTTGCCTATGCCTGGATCTCGAAGCCCTCTGCTTCTAGACCCACTCTTTCACGCAAAAGCTATGCATGCCAGAGTTTCTTTTGGAGATGAAGGCCCACTTGGTAAGGTGAAACATTCTGTGACATGTTACTATGCAAAACGGTTTGAAGCCTTAAGAAGGGTATGTTGTCCATCTGAGCTTGATTTTATAAGGTCTCTCAGTCGTTGTAAGAAGTGGGGAGCTCAAGGTGGCAAGAGTAATGTCTTCTTTGCAAAAACATTGGACGATCGCTTTATTATCAAACAAGTCACAAAGACAGAATTAGAGTCATTTATAAAATTTGCTCCTGAATATTTCAAGTATCTCTCTAAATCAATTAGCTCAAGAAGTCCAACATGCCTGGCTAAAATTTTGGGGATCTATCAG GTTACATCAAAACATTTGAAAGGTGGGAAAGAATCAAAAATGGATGTTCTGGTCATGGAGAATCTTCTGTTTGGGAGGAATGTGACTCGCCTTTATGATCTTAAAGGATCTTCCAGATCACGATATAATCCTGATTCCAGTGGGAGCAATAAAGTTCTATTGGATCAGAACTTGATTGAAGCAATGCCAACTTCTCCTATTTTTGTTGGAAACAAGGCAAAGCGGTTACTGGAGAGAGCTGTCTGGAATGATACTTCTTTTCTTGGG TCTATTGATGTAATGGATTACTCATTATTGGTTGGGCTGGATGAAGAGAAGGGTGAATTGGTTCTTGGAATCATTGATTTCATGAGGCAATATACGTGGGACAAGCACCTGGAAACATGGGTGAAAGCTTCAGGCATACTTGGTGGGCCAAAGAACTCATCTCCGACGGTTATTTCTCCAGAGCAATACAAGAAAAGGTTCAGGAAAGCAATGACTACCTATTTTCTAATGGTCCCAGATCAGTGGTCACCTCCCACTATCATTCCAAGTAAATCCCAGTCAGATTTGTTTGAAGAGAACTCACAAGGCGGGAATTCAGTTGAATGA